In Anaerolineales bacterium, one DNA window encodes the following:
- a CDS encoding DNA (cytosine-5-)-methyltransferase: MFAGVGGMTHGFLLEGFPVVAGFDSDENCKYPYEANNPGSRFNLKKIEETTPNEILNLFPENHNKIFVGCAPCQPYSSYTKKKNSPGEKWKLIDLFGDLICSIKPEVVSMENVPDLVRYEKGRVYDAFVTKLKQVGYYISEYPEVFCPQYGIPQIRTRLIFFASKFGKVNLEDPQYPSDKYKTVRDTIYHLEHIEAGEISKVDPIHRSSRLSEINLRRIRSSYPGGTWRDWREDLIAACHKKASGASYRSVYGRMSWDQPSPTITTECHGYGNGRFGHPEQNRAISLREAALLQTFPADYKFVEPGKPVYFDAVARLIGNAVPVDLGRVIARSIRRHLEKYDG, translated from the coding sequence ATGTTCGCTGGGGTAGGGGGAATGACACATGGCTTCCTCTTGGAAGGTTTTCCCGTTGTGGCAGGTTTCGATTCAGACGAGAATTGTAAATACCCTTATGAGGCTAATAACCCCGGTTCTAGATTCAATTTGAAGAAGATTGAAGAAACAACCCCCAATGAGATACTGAATCTATTTCCCGAAAATCATAACAAAATTTTCGTCGGGTGTGCTCCTTGTCAACCTTATTCGTCTTATACCAAGAAGAAAAATAGTCCAGGAGAGAAATGGAAATTGATTGATCTATTTGGAGATTTAATCTGCAGTATTAAACCCGAGGTCGTATCGATGGAGAACGTCCCCGATTTAGTGCGCTACGAAAAAGGAAGAGTTTACGATGCATTCGTGACAAAATTGAAGCAAGTTGGTTATTATATTTCGGAATATCCCGAGGTATTCTGCCCTCAGTATGGGATCCCTCAAATACGCACTCGCCTCATTTTTTTTGCATCTAAATTTGGAAAAGTGAATCTCGAAGATCCTCAATATCCTTCCGATAAATATAAGACAGTCAGGGATACGATTTATCATCTTGAGCACATTGAAGCTGGAGAGATCAGTAAAGTGGATCCGATCCACAGGTCGAGTAGATTATCTGAAATCAATCTGCGCCGGATCAGATCTTCTTACCCAGGGGGAACCTGGAGGGATTGGAGGGAAGATCTGATTGCTGCTTGCCACAAGAAAGCATCTGGAGCATCGTATAGAAGCGTTTATGGTCGGATGTCTTGGGATCAACCTTCTCCGACGATCACCACAGAATGCCACGGGTATGGAAATGGTAGGTTCGGTCACCCCGAACAAAATAGAGCGATTTCACTTAGAGAAGCAGCCCTATTACAGACTTTTCCAGCCGATTACAAATTCGTAGAACCTGGAAAACCTGTTTATTTCGATGCAGTTGCAAGACTGATTGGGAATGCGGTACCTGTAGATCTGGGTAGGGTTATTGCACGAAGTATAAGGCGCCACTTGGAGAAATATGATGGATGA